The stretch of DNA GGGCTCCGCCAGGCGCTTCGCCAGGCCTGCGACGCCTCCTTCCATCGCATCGCCGTGGATGGCGACACTTCCACAAACGACTCCGTCTTTCTGCTGGCCAATGGCGCGGCTTGCCCCGTTCCGCACGGAACCGGGGCTTGCCCGCGGCAACTGGCAACGGGCTCGCCGGAGGGGCGCGAATTTTCTTTCGCGCTTACGGAGGTAGCCACTACGCTCGCCAAAATGATCGTGCGCGATGGCGAGGGGGCAACGCGGCTGGTCGAAATCTCGGTGCGAGAAGCAGCCAGCCGAAAGGCGGCCGAGGCCATCGCCCGAAAAATAGCTTGCTCACCGCTGGTCAAAACCGCTCTGGCGGGCGCCGATCCGAACTGGGGTCGAATCCTCGCTGCCGCCGGGATGGCCTGGGAGAAGATCAACCCCGACCGCGCCAGGATTTGGATGGCCGGTACGAAAGTGTTTGATCGCGGCCGCGCCGTGCCCTTCCGCGAACGCGACCTTCACCGGAAACTGAACAAGCCTGAAGTTTCCATCGTCCTTGCGCTCGGGATGGGAAATTCCCAAACCACGTTCTGGACCTGCGACCTGACCCACGAATACATCCGCATCAACTCGAGCTACCGGACGTAGGCGGTATTTGATAACCCCGCACGCGGCGCGGTCTTTGTGAGGTGTAGGGGCGGTTCGCGAACCGCCCCTACGATAGTAGGTATATGCCCAGGCCATCTAGCCAACGCGCGGCGGGATCTATTCCGACTGCAATTGTTTCTTGACGCGTTCGGAGCGCTCGGCGACGGTGCGTTCGAGCTCCTCTTTGTGCCGGATGAGCTTGGCGGAGTATTCGGGCTGGGCGGTAGCGATGATTTCGGTAGCGAAGATAGCGGCATTGATGGCGCCGGGCTTGTCAATGGCCATGACCGCCACCGGCACCCCGCCGGGCATCTGGACGGTGGAAAGCAAAGCGTCCATGCCGGAGAGCACCGTGGCAGCAATGGGCACAGCAATCACTGGCAAGGTGGTCTCGGCGGCGATGATGCCGGCGAGGTGCGAAGCGCCGCCGGCGCCGACAATCAGCACCTTGAGACCGCGCGCAGCGGCCGTGCAAGCGTATTCATGCGTGCGGTTGGGCGAGCGGTGGGCCGAGGTGACTTCCACTTCATAAGGCACGCCAAACTTATCGAGCGTTTTGACGGTCTCGCTCATCACCGGCAGATCGGAGTCCGAACCCATCAAAATGCCAACCAGGGGGGGTTTTGATGGATCTCTGGCAGTCATGATCGTTAGCTGTCTTGAGCTCATTCCGGGGCGGTCTAAAGACCGGCCCCTACAGTTTCTCCCCCAGACAGGTGCCCTTCGGCTCCACTCAGGGCAGGCCTGGGGGCTCGGCGCCCGGGAACGTTTTTCAGGAGCTGGCCGCCGGCCCAGCCGTATCCCATTGTGACGTTGTAGGGGCAAGCTTCAGCTTGCCCTGATTCCGGGGCCGTCTGAAATCGAGCCCCTACAGAAAAGTTCAAGCCACGAAGCCTCGGGGCAAGCCGCGAGCCCCGAACTTGTCGGGGCGGGCGCCGATGTCGCGGCGATAATGCATGCCGTCAAAACGGATGCGGCTGACGGCCTGATAGCACAGTTCGATGGCCGTGCGCAACTCGCCGGCGCGCGCCGTCACGCCCAGCACGCGCCCGCCGGAGGTTACCAGCTTGCCCTCGACCTCTTTCGTGCCAGCGTGAAAAACTTTAATACCCGCCAAGCCCTCGGCCGCCGCCAGGCCTTCAATGACCTTGCCGGTCTCAGCCTCGCCCGGATAACCCTTCGACGCGAGGACGACACAAACACTCGAACCCTCCCACCACGGCATGCGCGCCTCGAGCAACCGCCCGGCAAGCAGTTTTTCCAAGACGTCCACAAGATCGAAATCCATGCGCAAGACCTGCGGCTGCATCTCCGGGTCGCCCGGGCGGCAATTGAATTCCAGCACTCGCGGGCCCTGCTTGGTGAGCATCAGCCCAAAATAGAGGAATCCCTGATAGGGTCGCCCTTCAAGCGCCATGCCCTGGATGGTGGGCGCCACAATTGTCTGGAGAATCTCTTTTTGCAGCTCAGGGGCGATGATGCTGTCGTCGCAGTAGGCGCCCATGCCGCCGGTGTTGGGCCCCTGATCGCCGTCGAAGACCGGCTTGTGGTCGCGCGTCGAAGCGAGCGGCTGGACGCTTTTGCCATCGGTGAGAACGATGAAAGACAATTCTTCGCCTTCGAGATGTTCCTCGATCACGATGCGGTCGCCGGCCGCGCCGAAGACGTGCTGCTCCATGATGCGCTCAACGGTCGCGGTCGCCTCGTCCGCGGTATGGGCGATAATGACGCCCTTGCCGGAAGCAAGACCATCAGCCTTCAGCACAACCGGGAATTCAAAGCTGCACAACGCGGCGTAGGCATCTTGCGAAGAATCGCAGACGGCAAAGAAGGCGGTAGGAATCTTATGCCGCTCAAGGAACCGCTTGGCAAAAACCTTGCTGCCCTCGAGTTCGGCCGCGGCTCGGGTGGGGCCGATGATGGCCAGCCGGCGGCGGTGGAACTCGTCGGCGATACCCAGCGTGAGCGGCAGCTCCGGGCCGACGACGGTAAGGTCTGCTTTTAGCCGATCGGCGAGATTGGCAAGCCCGTTGATGTCCCGGACGTCGCCCGCCAGGCACTCGGCA from Candidatus Acidiferrales bacterium encodes:
- the purD gene encoding phosphoribosylamine--glycine ligase, with the protein product MKVLVIGSGGREHALVWRLRQSQRVRELYCVPGNAGIARDAECLAGDVRDINGLANLADRLKADLTVVGPELPLTLGIADEFHRRRLAIIGPTRAAAELEGSKVFAKRFLERHKIPTAFFAVCDSSQDAYAALCSFEFPVVLKADGLASGKGVIIAHTADEATATVERIMEQHVFGAAGDRIVIEEHLEGEELSFIVLTDGKSVQPLASTRDHKPVFDGDQGPNTGGMGAYCDDSIIAPELQKEILQTIVAPTIQGMALEGRPYQGFLYFGLMLTKQGPRVLEFNCRPGDPEMQPQVLRMDFDLVDVLEKLLAGRLLEARMPWWEGSSVCVVLASKGYPGEAETGKVIEGLAAAEGLAGIKVFHAGTKEVEGKLVTSGGRVLGVTARAGELRTAIELCYQAVSRIRFDGMHYRRDIGARPDKFGARGLPRGFVA
- a CDS encoding bifunctional ornithine acetyltransferase/N-acetylglutamate synthase; the encoded protein is GLRQALRQACDASFHRIAVDGDTSTNDSVFLLANGAACPVPHGTGACPRQLATGSPEGREFSFALTEVATTLAKMIVRDGEGATRLVEISVREAASRKAAEAIARKIACSPLVKTALAGADPNWGRILAAAGMAWEKINPDRARIWMAGTKVFDRGRAVPFRERDLHRKLNKPEVSIVLALGMGNSQTTFWTCDLTHEYIRINSSYRT
- the purE gene encoding 5-(carboxyamino)imidazole ribonucleotide mutase, which encodes MGSDSDLPVMSETVKTLDKFGVPYEVEVTSAHRSPNRTHEYACTAAARGLKVLIVGAGGASHLAGIIAAETTLPVIAVPIAATVLSGMDALLSTVQMPGGVPVAVMAIDKPGAINAAIFATEIIATAQPEYSAKLIRHKEELERTVAERSERVKKQLQSE